A DNA window from Doryrhamphus excisus isolate RoL2022-K1 chromosome 2, RoL_Dexc_1.0, whole genome shotgun sequence contains the following coding sequences:
- the neurog3 gene encoding neurogenin-3, giving the protein MFPNERQAPKSSVHAPRMAAAAKQRPKCVHSALQGRRRMKANDRERHRMHNLNSALNTLRNILPALPEDAKLTKIETLRFAHNYIWALTETLRMGEQHMADYLPVLSRASPPAAEENPTTPDLTCFPLAFYSKPLYCEDPLMHTWE; this is encoded by the coding sequence ATGTTCCCCAACGAGCGGCAGGCACCCAAGAGCAGCGTGCACGCACCCCGGATGGCAGCCGCGGCAAAGCAGCGCCCCAAATGCGTGCATTCCGCCCTGCAGGGCAGGCGAAGGATGAAGGCCAACGACAGAGAACGTCACCGGATGCACAACCTCAACTCGGCTCTCAACACCCTGAGGAACATCTTGCCAGCTTTACCGGAGGACGCCAAGCTGACCAAGATCGAAACTCTGCGCTTCGCCCACAATTACATCTGGGCTCTGACTGAAACTCTGCGAATGGGCGAGCAACACATGGCGGACTACCTTCCGGTCTTGAGCCGGGCCAGTCCGCCTGCGGCTGAGGAGAACCCCACTACACCTGATCTGACTTGTTTCCCGCTCGCCTTTTACTCCAAGCCGCTCTACTGTGAAGATCCGCTCATGCACACTTGGGAATAA